Genomic segment of bacterium:
GGCACCAATGTCCTGCAGGGTGTCATGGTCTGCCTCCTGGGGAAACATCCGGACCAGCTCACCTGGGATGACTACGCCCGGTGCGCCCAGGAGATGGACCTGGCACCGACCATCACCCCCCTGAACTGATGCCCCTCTCCCCGGATCTGCGTCCCCATCGCCTCGCCCCTGATCCCACGCCGCCCTCCCGGATCTGGCCCTCTCTCGCTGCGCCGTTGCTCCTCCCCCTGCTCAGCGCAATGGGGATAGTGACCTTCTTCGGTTCCCGTCTGACATCGCAGGCGGCCATTGATCAGCTCGTCAGGGAGCCTCCGGCCATTGCGGTCGCCCTGTCACTGACCCAGTTGATCGCGCTCCTGATGTGTGTCATCGGTGCCCGGGGCTCGAAAGTCCCCGCCGAAGAACGGGTGGCCCTGCTGTCGCCCTGGGGCTCCCGGCTCCTCCTCACCATCGCCCCCCTGGGAGCCCTGGGAGTGGTGGTGCTCACGACCCTGCTCCACCAGCACTTCTTCCAGGAGCCACCGGAGGAAGCCGCCGCCATGAGCACCGCGCTCCAGACCACCGGGGGAGCCCTCCGCTGGATTCTGGCGGGACTCATCATGCTCAGCGCACCGGTCACCGAGGAGCTCTTCTATCGGGGCTTCGTCCTGCGGGGACTCCTCCGCCGGCTCCCCATCGGCTTCGCCATCCTGGTCAGCGGCTGGCTCTTCGCGATGGCGCATGGGTCCGGCAGCTACCAGCTGCTCATTCTGCCGCTGGGCTGCTACCTCGGCTGGATCTCGCTGGTCACCCGGTCGATCTGGCCAGCGGTCTGGGCACATATGCTGGTGAATGGGTTCTATGCGGTTCCGCTGCTGCTCCCGGAGGAGCTGGCCCTGACCCTCTTTGGTCCTGCTGGCACCTGGTCGGCGTTCGATATCCTGGGAGTCGCGACCCTGCCAGTCGCCTGCTGGCTCCTCCTGAAGACTCATCCCCCGGACCCGCCCAGCGCGTAGAATCAGCGGGAAAGGACGGTCCTTCCGTATGGCAGTCGCTGTCGCTCCGCTGGATCAGCTCGCCCAGGCCCCCGATTTCGGGGACATCGCTCCGGTGCGTGACATCCTCGACCGCATCCACGCTGGTGAACGTATCAGTGATGACGAGGCCCTCCGGCTCTACTACGAAGCGCCGCTCCATGAGCTCGGCCAGGCAGCGATGGCGGTCCGCTTTCGGCATGTCCCCGAACCGATCGTCACTTACATCGTCGACCGCAACATCAACTACACCAACGTCTGCGTGACCTACTGCAAGTTCTGCGCCTTCTACCGTCCACCCGGCCACGAGGAAGGCTATGTCCTCTCCCGGGAAGAGCTCGGACGCAAAATCGATGAAGCCAAAGCCCTCGGAGCGACCACCATCCTGTTTCAGGGCGGGCATCACCCCGACCTCCGCCTCGCCTGGTACGAAGAGACCCTCCGGTACATCAAAGCGGAACACCCGATCTACCTCCACGCCTTTTCTCCCAGCGAAATCGAACATCTGGCACATCTGGAAGATCTCCCGATACGCACGGTCCTGGAGCGGCTCATTGCGGCGGGCCTCGACTCCATCCCTGGCGGCGGGGCGGAAATCCTGGTGGACCAGGTCCGCGACCGGATCGCGCCGCTCAAGACCCGGACCGATGTCTGGCTCGAGGTCATGGAGACCGCCCATCAGCTGGGACTGAAAAGCACCGCCACCATGATGTACGGACACTTCGAGAGCATCGCCGACCGCATCGAGCATCTGCGTCGCCTCCGGGAAGTCCAGGACCGCACCGGCGGCTTCACCGCCTTCATCAACTGGTCCTTCCAGCCCAAGTACACCGCCATGCAGCGGGTCGACCCCGCCTGGACCTACGAGTACCTCCGTCTGACCGCGGTCGCCCGGTGTTACCTCGACAACTTCCCCCACCTCCAGTCAAGCTGGGTCACCCAGGGCGACAAGGTCGGACAGCTGGTGCTCCTCTTCGGTGCCGATGACATGGGGGGCACCATGATCGAAGAAAACGTCGTCTCCAGTGCCGGCACCACCTACTGCATGAACGAAGAGCGCTGCCGCGCCCTGATCCGCCAGGCTGGATTCCACCCCATCAAGCGCAACACGCCCTACGAGCATCTGGAGCCCCTTCCCGCCGGTCTCGACTGAGCATCAGCTCAGGCCTGCGACGCGACTTCCGGTTGCTGCTCCATCACCCGGGCGACCGCCTGTCGACTCCCCAGCGCGAAGAGCGACTCGTCATCACTCGTGCGGGCCGCCGCCGGATCAAGGCGCTTCCCGGGTGCCTGCATCGCCTTCCCGTTGGTAATCGCCCCGAACCCGAAACGATCCCGAATCGCATCCAGGGTCGTGTAGAACTCCTGCTCGGCAGCCTGCGCCTGGGCATCGAACAGCAATTGCTGCTCGCACCAGGTCAACAGACCCGATGCCCGAATCCCCAGCAGCCGCACCGGCTGACCCGCCCGGTGCACCTGGTTGAAGAGGTCCTCCGCGACCCGGGCCAGGGCATAGTCCCGGTTCGTCCCCGCCGGAAGCGTCCGACTCCGGGTGAGGGTCGAGAAGTCCCCTTTCCTGAGCTTCAGTGTCAGCGTCCGCGCGACACACTGATCCTGCCGCAGCTTGTAGCCCACCTTCGCCGCCAGCTCCCACAACAACGCTTTGAGACGCTCCGGGTCCGCCAGGTCCCTGGGAAAAGTGACCTCATGCCCAACACTCTTCGCGTCGGCCGCGCTCCCTTCCACCGGCGTATCGGACTCGCCGCGTGCCCGCGTCGCGAGACTCGGTCCGTGACGCCCGAACAGCACCTCCAGATGTGTGGCCGGCATCGCGGCCAGATCCCCCAGTGTCTGGATGCCCTGGCGTTCCAGGCGACTCGCGGTCACCGGCCCGATCCCTGGCAGCGCACTTACCGGCAGCGGTGCGAACTGACGTGCTTCCGCCCCGGGTGGGACTTCCCAGAAGCCATTCGGCTTCGCCCAGCGAATCGCCACTTTCGCCACCAGCTTGTTGGTTGCCAGCGCTGCCGAACAGGGAAGTCCAGTCTCTTTCCGGATCTGCGCGAGGACTCCCTGCAGATAGGGGGCGGGATCCCCCAAGAGC
This window contains:
- the mqnC gene encoding Cyclic dehypoxanthine futalosine synthase: MAVAVAPLDQLAQAPDFGDIAPVRDILDRIHAGERISDDEALRLYYEAPLHELGQAAMAVRFRHVPEPIVTYIVDRNINYTNVCVTYCKFCAFYRPPGHEEGYVLSREELGRKIDEAKALGATTILFQGGHHPDLRLAWYEETLRYIKAEHPIYLHAFSPSEIEHLAHLEDLPIRTVLERLIAAGLDSIPGGGAEILVDQVRDRIAPLKTRTDVWLEVMETAHQLGLKSTATMMYGHFESIADRIEHLRRLREVQDRTGGFTAFINWSFQPKYTAMQRVDPAWTYEYLRLTAVARCYLDNFPHLQSSWVTQGDKVGQLVLLFGADDMGGTMIEENVVSSAGTTYCMNEERCRALIRQAGFHPIKRNTPYEHLEPLPAGLD
- the dinB1 gene encoding DNA polymerase IV 1 codes for the protein MATRAIVHLDMDSFFVAVERRQDARLVGRPVVVGGSPRGRGVVASASYEARAYGIHAAMPMAEALRRCPELIICHGHFTEYVKWSRRVRRLLEQAIPVVEQASIDEFYGDLTGTRKLLGDPAPYLQGVLAQIRKETGLPCSAALATNKLVAKVAIRWAKPNGFWEVPPGAEARQFAPLPVSALPGIGPVTASRLERQGIQTLGDLAAMPATHLEVLFGRHGPSLATRARGESDTPVEGSAADAKSVGHEVTFPRDLADPERLKALLWELAAKVGYKLRQDQCVARTLTLKLRKGDFSTLTRSRTLPAGTNRDYALARVAEDLFNQVHRAGQPVRLLGIRASGLLTWCEQQLLFDAQAQAAEQEFYTTLDAIRDRFGFGAITNGKAMQAPGKRLDPAAARTSDDESLFALGSRQAVARVMEQQPEVASQA